A genomic region of bacterium contains the following coding sequences:
- a CDS encoding long-chain-fatty-acid--CoA ligase produces MPAPLSPLQFFRRAADVYGDRPAVADGAERYTYAVFADRCLRLAAALREIGLGPGDRAAVLAPNTHRALECYTAVPLAGGVLVPLNTRLGAADYRHIAGHAGCRVLLADPAFADLAGSLRDDFGLRVVTLDDNAGAGTAGGGGAVSVEDLIAGAPSGRSGRLLDGVDTLDENAPISINYTSGTSGHAKGVIMTHRMTALNVLDVLVHARLGGDDVYLHTLPMFHVNGWGGVWAVTAAGARHVCLPHVDPPAIVRLIEAEGVTVAFAAPTVLVMLGGDPSTQGWRPRQRVRWYVGGAPPPAALIKRCEEELGFEIVHVYGLTETGPWLTVCEWRAAWDDRPLAERAALKARQGIGQIAAGRVRIVRDDLADVARDGVEIGEIVVRGPTVTAGYYRDPEATAAATAGGWFHTGDLAVVHPDGYAQIVDRKKDLIISGGENISSVEVEGVLYQHPAVLEAAVVASPDPVWGEVPRACVVLRSGARATAGELIAFCRERLAHFKAPKAVEFVDALPKTATGKIQKYLLRTRADAAEAPAPSAQGRRAPDRAGGRDAAGGPASDRGGDDAIA; encoded by the coding sequence GTGCCCGCTCCGCTGTCGCCGCTGCAGTTTTTCCGCCGCGCCGCCGACGTCTACGGGGATCGCCCGGCCGTCGCGGACGGAGCCGAACGGTACACCTACGCGGTGTTCGCCGACCGCTGCCTGCGGCTGGCCGCCGCGCTGCGGGAGATCGGCCTCGGGCCGGGCGACCGCGCCGCGGTGCTCGCGCCGAACACCCACCGGGCGCTCGAATGCTACACCGCCGTGCCGCTGGCCGGCGGCGTGCTCGTGCCGCTGAACACCCGTCTCGGCGCCGCCGACTACCGGCACATCGCCGGCCACGCGGGCTGCCGCGTGCTGCTCGCCGATCCGGCGTTTGCCGATCTGGCCGGTTCGCTGCGGGACGACTTCGGCCTGCGCGTGGTGACGCTGGACGACAACGCGGGCGCGGGGACGGCGGGCGGCGGGGGCGCGGTGAGCGTCGAGGATCTGATCGCCGGCGCGCCGTCCGGACGAAGCGGCCGCCTGCTGGACGGCGTCGACACGCTCGACGAGAACGCGCCGATCAGCATCAACTACACGAGCGGGACGTCGGGGCACGCGAAGGGCGTGATCATGACGCACCGGATGACCGCCCTCAACGTGCTCGACGTCCTGGTTCACGCGCGGCTCGGCGGCGACGACGTGTATCTGCACACGCTGCCGATGTTTCACGTCAACGGCTGGGGCGGCGTGTGGGCCGTTACCGCCGCGGGCGCGCGGCACGTCTGCCTCCCCCACGTGGATCCGCCGGCGATCGTGCGCCTGATCGAGGCCGAGGGCGTGACCGTGGCCTTCGCCGCGCCGACCGTGCTGGTGATGCTCGGGGGCGATCCGAGCACGCAGGGATGGCGGCCGCGGCAGCGCGTGCGCTGGTACGTCGGCGGCGCGCCGCCGCCGGCCGCGCTCATCAAACGCTGCGAAGAAGAGCTCGGGTTCGAGATCGTGCACGTCTACGGACTCACGGAGACCGGGCCGTGGCTGACCGTGTGCGAGTGGCGCGCGGCGTGGGACGACCGGCCGCTCGCCGAGCGCGCGGCGCTCAAGGCGCGGCAGGGGATCGGGCAGATCGCGGCCGGACGGGTGCGGATCGTGCGTGACGATCTCGCGGACGTGGCGCGCGATGGCGTCGAGATCGGCGAGATCGTCGTCCGCGGCCCGACCGTCACCGCCGGATACTACCGCGACCCCGAGGCGACCGCCGCGGCCACCGCGGGGGGCTGGTTCCACACGGGCGATCTCGCGGTGGTGCACCCCGACGGCTACGCGCAGATCGTGGATCGCAAGAAAGACCTGATCATCAGCGGCGGCGAGAACATCTCGTCGGTGGAGGTGGAGGGCGTCCTCTATCAGCACCCCGCCGTCCTCGAGGCCGCGGTCGTCGCGAGCCCCGATCCGGTCTGGGGCGAAGTGCCGCGGGCCTGCGTGGTGCTGCGCTCCGGCGCCCGCGCCACGGCCGGCGAGTTGATCGCCTTTTGCCGCGAACGCCTGGCCCACTTCAAGGCGCCCAAGGCCGTCGAGTTCGTGGACGCACTGCCGAAGACGGCGACGGGAAAGATCCAGAAATATCTGCTGCGAACCCGCGCGGACGCCGCGGAGGCGCCCGCGCCGTCCGCGCAGGGCCGGCGCGCGCCGGACAGGGCAGGAGGCCGCGACGCGGCCGGAGGTCCTGCGTCAGACAGGGGAGGCGACGATGCCATTGCGTAG
- a CDS encoding 4-hydroxyphenylacetate 3-hydroxylase N-terminal domain-containing protein, whose protein sequence is MPLRSPDEFLASLRDGRRVVYRGERVDDVTAHPHLGRGARHVAIDFRLAHARPGDDLLTVPAPDGEPMSRYFAIPRAPGDLLRRRDLIEHVTREARSFVPLIKEIGTDALFALMIVAGRLDREAGTTYAKRVRALYEHCRDGDLAMAVAQTDAKGDRARRPSEQPEPDAYVRRVRETRDGVIVRGVKAHTTNAVFANEIVVVPTRAMAEADADYAVAFAVPADTPGVTIIASARGFGATSEFDNPLSSRYSLTESLTVFDDVLVPWDRVFLCGEWRAAGALARTFVEFHRFTAVSYKTPLLELLLGGAALIADYHGLLKASHVRDKLAHLSLYLQTTRGLGTAAAVGARDVDGIAVPDVALTNAAKYYFARGYHDAVRDVQDLAGGLLVTGPMEEDWMRPEVRRLFDRALGGREGVGAEERLRVINLLRDLVASDLGGYLEVLAIHAEGSLETQKLTVLQDAEIDRVKRLAASAAGVDEVR, encoded by the coding sequence ATGCCATTGCGTAGCCCGGACGAGTTTCTGGCCAGCCTCCGCGACGGACGCCGCGTCGTCTACCGCGGCGAGCGGGTCGACGACGTCACGGCCCATCCGCACCTCGGGCGCGGCGCGCGCCACGTGGCGATCGATTTCCGCCTCGCGCACGCGCGTCCGGGCGACGATCTGCTCACCGTGCCGGCGCCGGACGGCGAGCCGATGAGCCGGTACTTCGCGATTCCGCGCGCCCCGGGCGATCTGCTGCGCCGCCGCGATCTGATCGAGCACGTCACCCGCGAGGCGCGGTCGTTCGTCCCGCTGATCAAGGAGATCGGCACGGACGCCCTGTTCGCGTTGATGATCGTGGCCGGCCGGCTCGACCGCGAGGCGGGCACGACGTACGCGAAGCGCGTCCGCGCGCTCTACGAGCACTGCCGCGACGGTGATCTCGCGATGGCCGTCGCCCAGACGGACGCGAAGGGCGACCGGGCCCGCCGGCCGTCCGAGCAGCCGGAGCCCGACGCCTACGTCCGGCGCGTCCGCGAGACGCGGGACGGCGTGATCGTCCGCGGCGTGAAGGCGCACACCACGAACGCCGTTTTCGCCAACGAGATCGTGGTCGTGCCGACGCGGGCGATGGCGGAGGCCGACGCCGACTACGCGGTCGCGTTCGCGGTGCCGGCGGACACGCCGGGCGTCACCATAATCGCGAGCGCGCGCGGCTTCGGGGCCACGAGCGAATTCGACAACCCGCTCAGCAGCCGGTACAGTCTGACGGAGTCGCTGACCGTCTTCGACGACGTCCTGGTGCCCTGGGACCGCGTCTTTCTCTGCGGCGAGTGGCGCGCCGCGGGGGCGCTCGCGCGGACGTTCGTGGAGTTCCACCGGTTCACCGCGGTGTCGTACAAGACCCCGCTGCTCGAGCTGCTGCTCGGCGGGGCGGCGCTTATCGCCGACTACCACGGGCTGCTCAAGGCATCGCACGTCCGCGACAAACTCGCGCACCTCTCCTTGTATCTGCAGACGACGCGCGGGCTCGGCACCGCCGCGGCGGTGGGTGCGCGCGACGTCGACGGCATCGCCGTGCCCGACGTGGCGCTGACCAACGCCGCCAAGTACTACTTCGCACGCGGCTACCACGACGCGGTGCGCGACGTTCAGGATCTCGCCGGCGGCCTGCTCGTCACCGGCCCGATGGAGGAAGATTGGATGCGCCCGGAGGTGCGGCGGCTCTTCGACCGCGCGCTCGGCGGCCGGGAAGGCGTCGGCGCCGAGGAGCGGCTCCGCGTCATCAATCTCCTCCGCGACCTCGTCGCCTCCGATCTCGGCGGCTACCTCGAGGTGCTCGCGATTCACGCCGAGGGGTCGCTCGAGACGCAGAAGCTCACCGTCCTGCAGGACGCGGAGATCGACCGCGTGAAGCGCCTTGCCGCGTCGGCGGCCGGCGTGGACGAGGTCCGCTGA
- a CDS encoding protein kinase, whose amino-acid sequence MTAPDLLGGRYELQQPLGSGGMAAVYRAWDRQGGRPCAVKVLADVLARDDAFRRRFRHEAASAGGLTHPRIVTVYGWGQDGLRQFIAMEYVGGGTLQERLQRDGRMSEVEALAIAAEVADALAYAHGRHVVHRDIKPHNILLTEDGHVKVADFGIALTLDATSLTRTGTVMGSAPYLSPEQAKGDAAGPASDQYALGIVLYEMLAGRVPFSGEAPVAVALKHLHEAPRSLRDLRPDVSPGAAALVDRLLAKEPRDRYPDSAALAVELHRLAGAGVTAAGPRAAGAAARSAGAAATDFTAQIGADAGPVGATVPLDGLAAAGAHTAPAAPPGSSTDGAEAQFASPAESTAALRDLDHLGKTSSLPAVPSPRPDAVSGTAHLRLPGPRRAKLVSVRLAVAAVSVALGLTILAAAYRTAWLAAHVATPNLIGRTVADAGSTAQGLRLGLAVAGKRQDPKAPFGVVVAQDPAPGTDVAKGTVINLTVSEGSGSVPDLRGQTIQQAEGMLERVGLRLGQVSYTFDDQVTSGRIIYQFQLPGAQLGPNAGVDVLVSQGAPPFPFGPGPLGPPGRGGPKGAGDHEHGH is encoded by the coding sequence TTGACCGCGCCGGACCTGCTCGGCGGCCGCTACGAGCTGCAGCAGCCGCTCGGCAGCGGCGGCATGGCCGCGGTATACCGCGCCTGGGACCGGCAGGGCGGCCGGCCCTGCGCCGTCAAGGTGCTGGCCGACGTACTGGCGCGCGACGACGCCTTCCGGCGGCGGTTCCGCCACGAGGCCGCCTCCGCCGGCGGTCTCACGCATCCGCGTATCGTCACGGTGTACGGCTGGGGCCAGGACGGCCTCCGCCAGTTCATCGCGATGGAGTACGTGGGCGGCGGCACCCTGCAGGAGCGCCTGCAGCGGGACGGACGGATGTCCGAAGTCGAGGCGCTGGCGATCGCGGCCGAGGTGGCCGACGCGCTCGCCTACGCGCACGGGCGCCACGTCGTCCACCGCGATATCAAGCCGCACAATATCCTGCTGACGGAGGACGGCCACGTCAAGGTCGCCGACTTCGGCATCGCGCTCACGCTGGACGCGACGTCCCTCACGCGTACGGGCACGGTGATGGGCTCGGCGCCTTATCTTTCGCCCGAGCAGGCGAAGGGCGATGCGGCAGGTCCGGCGTCGGACCAATACGCGCTCGGCATCGTGCTCTACGAGATGCTGGCGGGCCGCGTCCCGTTCTCGGGCGAGGCCCCGGTTGCCGTGGCGCTTAAGCACCTGCACGAAGCGCCGCGCAGCCTTCGCGACCTGCGGCCGGACGTCTCGCCCGGGGCGGCCGCGCTCGTCGATCGGCTGCTGGCCAAGGAGCCGCGGGACCGTTACCCGGACTCCGCCGCGCTCGCCGTGGAGCTCCACCGGCTGGCCGGCGCCGGTGTCACGGCGGCCGGCCCCCGCGCCGCCGGCGCCGCCGCGCGATCGGCCGGCGCCGCGGCGACGGACTTCACGGCGCAGATCGGCGCCGACGCCGGTCCGGTCGGTGCGACAGTGCCGCTCGACGGACTGGCCGCCGCCGGCGCGCACACGGCCCCGGCGGCTCCGCCGGGATCGTCGACGGACGGCGCAGAGGCGCAATTCGCGAGCCCGGCCGAGTCGACTGCGGCGCTCCGCGATCTCGATCATCTCGGCAAGACCTCGTCGCTCCCCGCCGTCCCATCGCCCCGGCCCGACGCGGTGTCGGGCACCGCGCATCTGCGGCTGCCGGGACCGCGTCGCGCCAAGCTGGTCTCCGTGCGGCTTGCGGTTGCCGCGGTGTCCGTTGCTCTCGGCCTCACGATTCTCGCCGCGGCCTACCGCACCGCGTGGCTCGCCGCGCACGTCGCGACGCCCAATCTGATCGGCCGGACGGTCGCGGACGCCGGGTCGACCGCGCAGGGACTCCGGCTCGGGTTGGCCGTGGCGGGCAAGCGCCAGGATCCCAAGGCGCCCTTCGGCGTGGTGGTGGCACAGGATCCGGCGCCCGGCACAGACGTCGCGAAAGGCACCGTCATCAACCTGACCGTCAGCGAAGGGTCCGGCTCGGTGCCCGATCTCCGAGGCCAAACCATCCAGCAGGCCGAGGGCATGCTCGAACGCGTCGGCCTGCGGCTGGGACAGGTCAGCTACACGTTCGACGATCAAGTCACGTCCGGGCGGATCATCTACCAGTTCCAGCTGCCGGGAGCGCAGCTTGGGCCCAACGCGGGCGTCGACGTCCTCGTCAGCCAGGGCGCGCCGCCGTTTCCGTTCGGTCCCGGGCCGCTCGGACCGCCGGGCCGCGGGGGACCGAAGGGGGCGGGCGATCATGAGCACGGGCATTAG
- a CDS encoding NifU N-terminal domain-containing protein: MADPLTVTVQPTPNVNALKFVVNRRVTEGRSQTFTDAATAAAPLARDLLGIGGVRQVFFLNDFITVTRTEGTDWDVVVPRAESLIRQHIA; the protein is encoded by the coding sequence GTGGCCGATCCGCTGACCGTGACGGTACAGCCGACACCGAACGTCAACGCGCTCAAGTTTGTCGTGAACCGCCGCGTGACCGAGGGGCGCAGCCAGACGTTCACCGACGCCGCCACCGCCGCGGCGCCGCTCGCGCGCGACCTGCTCGGGATCGGGGGCGTGCGCCAAGTGTTCTTCCTCAACGATTTCATCACCGTGACCCGCACGGAGGGCACCGACTGGGACGTGGTTGTGCCGCGCGCGGAGTCATTGATCCGGCAGCACATCGCCTGA
- a CDS encoding metallopeptidase family protein — protein sequence MRRAAFERLVAQALDGLPKRFAERLRNIAVIVEARPSREIAAELGGDILGLYQGVSELEQSPMAAYELPEIVVIYQQNIEAICRSDAEIVEEVRKTVVHEIGHHFGLSDAEMEEWG from the coding sequence GTGCGGCGCGCCGCCTTCGAGCGCCTCGTCGCCCAAGCCCTCGACGGGCTCCCCAAGCGCTTCGCCGAGCGCCTCCGGAACATCGCGGTGATCGTCGAGGCGCGTCCGTCGCGCGAGATCGCGGCCGAGCTGGGCGGTGACATCCTCGGGCTGTATCAGGGCGTCAGCGAGCTCGAGCAGTCGCCGATGGCGGCGTACGAGCTGCCCGAGATCGTCGTGATCTATCAGCAGAACATCGAGGCGATATGCCGGAGCGACGCGGAGATCGTCGAGGAGGTTCGCAAGACCGTCGTGCACGAGATCGGCCATCACTTCGGCCTGAGCGACGCGGAAATGGAAGAATGGGGCTAG
- a CDS encoding TetR/AcrR family transcriptional regulator, whose amino-acid sequence MATAVERLSKTPQREDTRRKILDSAAQVFASKGFYGSVVDDIVKASGTSKGAVYFYFESKEQIFFSLVEDYVTTLAQEMHLAVQRGRGLIGQVEATVATLVRSFHAHPALARIVLLDWPMTGAEFQGKRIALKGMLVEVLRGYLDRAVEDGRIDAQDTELAAYVWIGAIGEVVVRWLNTGRPAPLEDVIVPLTRLLLSSVGLVPTASPAT is encoded by the coding sequence ATGGCGACAGCGGTAGAGCGGTTGAGCAAAACGCCGCAACGAGAAGATACGCGCAGAAAAATCCTCGATTCCGCTGCACAGGTATTCGCCAGTAAAGGTTTCTACGGATCGGTCGTCGACGATATCGTCAAAGCATCCGGCACCTCAAAAGGTGCCGTTTATTTTTACTTCGAGAGCAAAGAACAGATCTTCTTTTCGCTCGTCGAGGACTACGTCACCACCTTGGCCCAGGAGATGCATCTCGCGGTGCAGCGCGGCCGCGGGCTCATCGGCCAGGTGGAAGCCACGGTGGCGACGCTCGTGCGCAGCTTCCATGCGCATCCGGCGCTGGCGCGGATCGTGCTGCTGGACTGGCCGATGACCGGCGCAGAGTTTCAGGGAAAGCGCATCGCGCTGAAGGGCATGCTGGTGGAAGTGCTGCGCGGCTACCTTGACCGGGCGGTTGAGGATGGCCGGATCGACGCGCAGGACACGGAACTGGCCGCGTATGTGTGGATCGGCGCGATCGGCGAGGTCGTCGTGCGCTGGCTCAACACCGGACGGCCCGCGCCGCTCGAAGACGTCATCGTCCCGCTGACGCGCCTCTTGCTCAGCAGCGTCGGCCTCGTGCCCACCGCCTCGCCGGCCACGTGA
- the pyrE gene encoding orotate phosphoribosyltransferase yields the protein MTPEKPAQPRTEVRRNSDADPRARTWARLVQAAFLRGDFVLSSGRRSSFYIDKYLFETDPQLLREIARLLAGRLPPGTTRLIGPALGGVPLATALALETGLPFAIVRPGAKEYGTAKMIEGRVDKGDRAVVLEDVVTTGAQAVRAARAVESAGAQVLAILAVIDRHEGGREGVESAGFRFDVLYDMSEWRV from the coding sequence GTGACGCCGGAGAAACCGGCGCAGCCGCGGACGGAAGTCCGCCGGAACTCCGACGCGGACCCGCGCGCCCGCACGTGGGCGCGGCTCGTCCAGGCGGCATTTCTGCGCGGCGATTTCGTGCTGAGCTCCGGCCGCCGCAGCTCCTTCTACATCGACAAGTATTTGTTCGAGACCGACCCGCAGCTGCTCCGCGAAATCGCGCGCCTCTTGGCCGGGAGGCTGCCTCCCGGCACGACTCGCCTCATCGGCCCCGCGCTCGGCGGCGTGCCGCTGGCCACCGCGCTCGCGCTCGAGACGGGACTGCCGTTCGCGATCGTGCGTCCCGGGGCGAAGGAGTACGGCACCGCCAAGATGATCGAGGGCCGGGTGGACAAAGGCGACCGCGCCGTCGTGCTCGAGGACGTGGTCACGACCGGCGCCCAGGCCGTCCGCGCCGCGAGGGCGGTGGAGTCCGCCGGCGCGCAGGTGCTCGCGATCCTCGCCGTGATCGACCGGCATGAAGGCGGGCGCGAGGGCGTGGAGAGCGCGGGATTTCGCTTCGACGTCCTATACGACATGTCCGAGTGGCGCGTTTGA
- a CDS encoding cyclase family protein yields the protein MPAHDDVEALVRTVIGRKIYDLEQPRTAAMPVHEAHRPGYFFQLHRRHEDTYDPEREGPRSGASGMMVLMEHTGTHIDALSHQAAALCLYGDVKITPRVETPRGFTVHGIETMAPIVARGVLLDVCATLAHKLGREPLPPHYRITADDLESAAHRAGVTVQAGDALLVRTGYGGLWNDAPAYLAAAGVGRSGSEWAADHRVACAACDNMTWDETEERDPETGGHLFAHLHLIARRGIPIIENLNLEELSRDRRSTFLFVCAPLKFVGATGSPVRPMAIA from the coding sequence ATGCCCGCGCACGACGACGTGGAGGCCCTGGTCCGGACGGTGATCGGACGCAAGATCTACGACCTCGAGCAGCCCCGGACGGCCGCCATGCCGGTGCACGAGGCGCACCGGCCCGGCTACTTCTTCCAGCTGCACCGCCGGCACGAAGACACCTACGACCCCGAACGGGAGGGGCCCCGAAGCGGCGCCTCCGGCATGATGGTTTTGATGGAGCACACCGGGACGCACATCGACGCCCTCTCCCATCAGGCCGCCGCCCTGTGCCTCTATGGGGACGTGAAGATCACGCCGCGCGTGGAGACGCCGCGCGGGTTCACCGTGCACGGGATCGAGACGATGGCGCCGATCGTCGCGCGCGGGGTGCTGCTCGACGTCTGCGCAACCCTGGCGCACAAACTGGGACGCGAGCCGCTGCCGCCGCACTACCGGATCACGGCCGATGACCTCGAATCCGCGGCGCACCGCGCGGGTGTCACGGTGCAGGCCGGAGACGCCCTGCTTGTCCGGACCGGCTACGGCGGGTTGTGGAACGACGCCCCGGCGTATCTCGCCGCCGCCGGGGTCGGACGGAGCGGCAGCGAGTGGGCGGCCGACCACCGCGTCGCCTGCGCGGCCTGCGACAACATGACCTGGGACGAGACGGAGGAGCGCGATCCGGAAACCGGCGGGCATCTGTTCGCGCACCTCCATCTCATCGCGCGACGCGGCATTCCGATCATCGAGAACCTCAACCTCGAAGAGCTCAGCCGCGACCGCCGCTCGACGTTTCTCTTCGTCTGCGCGCCGCTCAAGTTCGTCGGCGCGACGGGCTCCCCGGTGCGTCCGATGGCCATCGCCTGA
- the sufC gene encoding Fe-S cluster assembly ATPase SufC — MSTELVIKDLWAQVEDKVILKGASLTVGSGEIHALMGPNGSGKSTLANVLMGNPFYQVQRGEVLYKGEDLLAMAPDERARRGLFIAFQYPVSIPGVTMASFLRTAVSARRGLDKDKLMGLVEFQKLIKAKVEELQVDPAILGRYVNEGFSGGEKKRAEILQMAMLEPEIAIMDETDSGLDVDAVKIVAAGVNRMHELSGGKMGVLLITHYPRILKYIRPTRVHVMFDGRIVTSGTEELADELDRIGYDGIRAQYEKVAAEVAGEGEIRSAGKVFWVKH; from the coding sequence TTGAGCACCGAGCTCGTCATCAAGGATCTATGGGCACAGGTTGAGGACAAGGTTATTCTAAAGGGCGCGTCGCTGACCGTCGGGTCGGGCGAGATCCACGCGCTGATGGGCCCCAACGGTTCCGGCAAGAGCACTCTCGCCAACGTCCTGATGGGCAACCCGTTTTACCAAGTGCAGCGCGGCGAGGTCCTCTACAAGGGCGAAGACCTGCTCGCGATGGCTCCGGACGAGCGCGCCCGGAGGGGCCTCTTCATCGCGTTCCAGTACCCGGTGAGCATCCCCGGCGTCACGATGGCGAGCTTCCTCCGGACCGCGGTGAGCGCCAGGCGCGGGCTCGACAAGGACAAGCTGATGGGCCTGGTCGAGTTTCAGAAGCTTATCAAGGCCAAGGTCGAGGAATTGCAGGTCGATCCGGCGATCCTCGGCCGCTACGTCAACGAGGGCTTCAGCGGCGGCGAGAAGAAGCGCGCCGAGATCCTCCAGATGGCGATGCTCGAACCCGAGATCGCGATCATGGACGAAACCGACTCGGGCCTCGACGTCGACGCGGTCAAGATCGTCGCCGCGGGCGTGAACCGGATGCACGAGCTGTCGGGCGGCAAGATGGGCGTGCTCCTGATCACGCACTACCCGCGGATCCTCAAATACATCCGGCCGACCCGCGTGCACGTGATGTTCGACGGACGGATCGTCACCTCGGGCACCGAGGAGCTGGCCGACGAGCTGGACCGGATCGGCTACGACGGGATCCGGGCGCAGTACGAGAAAGTCGCCGCGGAGGTCGCCGGCGAAGGCGAGATCCGCAGCGCCGGCAAAGTCTTTTGGGTCAAGCACTAG
- the sufB gene encoding Fe-S cluster assembly protein SufB, with amino-acid sequence MAVSNPLGIDLDQYKFGFHDPEDKYAFKSRKGLDREIVETMSHMKSEPEWMRAVRLHSLGVFEKKPNPTWGGNVGEIDFNDIYYYVKPAENQGKTWDEVPADIKKTFDRLGIPEAEKKYLAGVGAQYESEVVYHSLREEWTKQGVIFLDMDSGLREHPDIVKEYFGTVIPPEDNKFSALNSAVWSGGSFVYVPAGVHVTVPLQAYFRINAQNMGQFERTLIIAEPGSYVHYVEGCTAPTYSSDSLHSAVVEIIVKEGARVRYTTIQNWSKNVYNLVTKRAVAYRDATMEWVDGNLGSKLTMKYPSVYMLEPGARGEILSIAFAGEGQHQDPGGKVIHAAPHTQSSVVSKSISKSGGRAGYRGLVKVYPGAHGSKCAVRCDALILDDKSRSDTYPTMEIDETDVQVTHEATVSKVSDEQLFYLMSRGVNQDEAMNMIVRGFIEPISRELPMEYSVELNRLIAMEMEGSVG; translated from the coding sequence ATGGCCGTCTCCAACCCGCTGGGCATCGATCTCGACCAGTACAAATTCGGATTCCACGATCCCGAGGACAAGTACGCGTTCAAGTCCCGCAAGGGCCTCGACCGCGAGATCGTGGAGACGATGTCGCACATGAAGAGCGAGCCCGAATGGATGCGGGCGGTGCGGCTCCACTCGCTCGGCGTCTTCGAGAAAAAGCCGAACCCGACGTGGGGCGGCAACGTCGGCGAGATCGACTTCAATGACATCTACTACTACGTCAAGCCCGCGGAGAACCAGGGCAAGACGTGGGACGAGGTCCCCGCGGACATCAAGAAGACCTTCGACCGCCTCGGCATCCCGGAGGCGGAGAAGAAGTACCTGGCCGGCGTCGGCGCCCAGTACGAGAGCGAGGTCGTCTACCACAGCCTGCGCGAGGAGTGGACGAAGCAGGGCGTGATCTTCCTCGACATGGACTCCGGCCTCAGGGAACATCCGGACATCGTCAAGGAGTACTTCGGGACGGTCATCCCGCCCGAGGACAACAAGTTTTCGGCGCTCAACAGCGCGGTGTGGAGCGGCGGGTCGTTCGTCTACGTGCCCGCGGGCGTCCACGTCACGGTCCCGCTGCAGGCGTACTTCCGGATCAACGCGCAGAACATGGGCCAGTTCGAGCGGACGCTCATCATCGCGGAACCCGGCTCGTACGTGCACTACGTGGAGGGCTGCACCGCCCCGACGTACTCGAGCGACTCGCTGCACAGCGCGGTCGTCGAGATCATCGTCAAGGAAGGCGCCCGCGTCCGCTACACGACGATCCAGAACTGGTCCAAGAACGTCTACAACCTCGTGACGAAGCGCGCCGTCGCCTACCGCGACGCCACGATGGAGTGGGTCGACGGCAACCTCGGCAGCAAGCTGACGATGAAGTACCCGAGCGTGTACATGCTGGAGCCCGGTGCCCGGGGCGAGATTCTGTCGATCGCGTTCGCCGGCGAGGGGCAGCACCAGGATCCGGGCGGCAAGGTGATCCATGCCGCGCCGCACACGCAGTCGTCGGTCGTGAGCAAGTCGATCAGCAAGTCCGGCGGCCGCGCCGGATACCGCGGGCTCGTGAAGGTCTACCCGGGCGCCCACGGCAGCAAGTGCGCGGTGCGGTGCGATGCGCTGATCCTCGACGACAAGTCCCGCTCGGACACGTACCCGACGATGGAGATCGACGAGACGGACGTGCAGGTGACGCACGAGGCGACCGTTTCCAAGGTCTCGGACGAGCAGCTGTTCTACCTGATGAGCCGCGGCGTGAACCAGGACGAGGCGATGAACATGATCGTCCGCGGCTTCATCGAGCCGATCTCCCGGGAGCTCCCGATGGAGTACAGCGTGGAGCTCAACCGGCTGATCGCGATGGAGATGGAAGGGTCGGTCGGCTAA